A window from Sphingobacterium hotanense encodes these proteins:
- a CDS encoding RagB/SusD family nutrient uptake outer membrane protein, translated as MKRFNITIQIIIFVVVLNASCKKSWLDPKPLSFYTPENTFDKEGGFDAALAACENIMRSEFNGDGMPQLTEMILSDIAVEGTTDKAGPQMDIDITLLPDANLNHIDFTKVGWYWENAYKAIQYANIILSRVSDLEFKDPVEKKRIIGQAYFHRAYWYYKLVHQFGDVPYIEHEINEPRTDYFTNSRWDILNRLKSELETAYQDVPQSTNRGRVNKGAVGTLLVKIYLSIGEFQKAVDIGKQVVSAHPLMTNRFTPNQSKANTNLMHDLHSVAAKIDLSNTEGILYVMSYPNVLGSIRSQLGRQLIPRIVGVTTPDGKTGVAFDKSVEPALDINNKYGRGIGRARLTNYYQYTIWTSKEKNDIRGVHNRDSWVSPADLKYNDPNLKNSGNIYYGKNLVKNPAMSVEDSIRSWYQWPHYKTFVPDPLSGDWNWGGETPMYIYRSAEVYLLIAEAYYWMNNLAGAAEMLNVVRARSNANLLSSSDINIGSIVDERARELYFEENRHLELSRIAFIYAKTGKNCEYFGRTYKLETISGPAGSSYNKQSGYNFYFDWVNEKNNFYNKGVKHRWAEYKISNHHILWPIPAAAINANTKGIINQNIGYPGSENNQTPKPL; from the coding sequence ATGAAACGATTTAATATTACAATACAGATTATAATTTTCGTCGTTGTGCTTAATGCCAGCTGCAAGAAATCATGGTTAGACCCGAAACCACTCTCATTTTATACACCAGAAAATACATTCGATAAGGAAGGTGGCTTTGACGCGGCATTAGCTGCTTGCGAAAATATTATGCGGTCTGAATTTAATGGTGACGGGATGCCTCAATTGACTGAAATGATTTTGTCTGATATTGCTGTCGAAGGAACCACTGATAAAGCCGGACCACAAATGGATATCGACATTACCTTACTTCCAGATGCTAATTTAAATCATATAGACTTCACGAAAGTTGGCTGGTATTGGGAAAACGCGTATAAAGCGATTCAATATGCAAATATAATTCTTTCTAGAGTTTCTGATCTAGAGTTCAAAGACCCGGTTGAAAAGAAACGAATTATTGGACAAGCATATTTTCATAGAGCTTATTGGTATTATAAATTAGTTCACCAATTCGGAGATGTACCATATATTGAACACGAAATAAACGAACCTCGAACCGATTATTTTACAAACAGTCGCTGGGATATATTAAATAGATTGAAGTCTGAATTGGAAACTGCATATCAAGATGTTCCACAATCAACAAATAGAGGGCGGGTTAACAAGGGAGCAGTTGGTACGTTATTGGTAAAAATATACTTATCAATAGGAGAATTTCAGAAAGCTGTTGATATAGGAAAACAGGTTGTAAGTGCACACCCACTAATGACGAACCGTTTTACCCCAAATCAATCTAAAGCCAATACAAATTTGATGCATGATTTACATAGCGTAGCGGCAAAAATTGATTTAAGTAACACTGAAGGAATTTTATATGTTATGTCTTATCCCAATGTTTTGGGATCAATTCGATCTCAACTCGGTCGTCAATTAATTCCACGGATTGTGGGCGTGACTACACCCGATGGTAAAACAGGAGTAGCTTTTGATAAATCAGTAGAACCAGCTTTGGATATTAATAACAAATACGGCCGAGGTATAGGGCGAGCACGTTTGACAAATTATTATCAATATACGATTTGGACATCTAAAGAAAAGAACGACATTAGAGGAGTTCATAACAGAGATAGTTGGGTAAGTCCAGCAGATTTAAAATATAATGATCCCAATTTAAAAAATAGTGGAAATATTTATTATGGAAAAAATCTGGTTAAAAACCCGGCGATGTCTGTTGAGGATTCTATACGAAGTTGGTACCAATGGCCGCATTATAAAACATTTGTTCCTGATCCATTATCGGGAGACTGGAATTGGGGTGGCGAAACACCGATGTATATATACAGATCGGCTGAGGTATATTTACTTATAGCTGAAGCATATTATTGGATGAACAATTTAGCTGGAGCAGCTGAGATGTTAAATGTTGTTCGAGCAAGATCAAATGCTAATTTACTTTCAAGTTCAGACATAAACATTGGTTCAATTGTCGACGAGAGAGCGAGAGAGTTATATTTCGAAGAAAATAGACATTTAGAATTAAGCCGAATTGCTTTTATATACGCCAAAACTGGTAAAAATTGTGAATATTTTGGTAGAACTTACAAATTAGAGACAATATCAGGACCGGCTGGGTCGTCTTATAATAAACAATCCGGCTACAATTTTTATTTCGATTGGGTCAATGAAAAGAACAATTTTTATAACAAAGGTGTAAAGCATAGATGGGCTGAATATAAAATTAGTAACCATCACATCCTTTGGCCAATTCCGGCCGCCGCAATTAATGCAAACACGAAAGGAATAATCAATCAAAATATCGGTTATCCTGGTTCAGAAAACAATCAAACTCCTAAACCTTTATAG